The Glycine soja cultivar W05 chromosome 6, ASM419377v2, whole genome shotgun sequence genome has a window encoding:
- the LOC114416547 gene encoding mini zinc finger protein 3-like, giving the protein MKKRQVVVKSVANTSSSVMRNIRYGECQKNHAANIGGYAVDGCREFMASTGEGAGGALTCAACGCHRNFHRREVNTEVVCEYSPPNSGR; this is encoded by the coding sequence ATGAAGAAGAGACAGGTAGTGGTGAAAAGTGTGGCCAACACTTCATCTTCAGTGATGAGAAACATAAGATATGGTGAGTGCCAGAAGAATCATGCAGCGAATATTGGAGGGTATGCTGTTGATGGTTGCAGGGAATTCATGGCTAGTACAGGGGAAGGTGCTGGTGGGGCACTTACATGTGCGGCTTGTGGCTGCCACAGGAACTTCCACAGAAGGGAAGTGAATACTGAGGTAGTTTGTGAGTACTCTCCTCCTAATTCTGGTcgctaa